A portion of the Algimonas porphyrae genome contains these proteins:
- a CDS encoding DUF2065 domain-containing protein, whose translation MSWVTILLLVFGGALAVEGLGWAVAPDGMRNAYDEMLRMLDPQRLSMIGLICFTLGILMIVAGIRMAA comes from the coding sequence ATGAGTTGGGTAACGATCCTTCTGCTTGTCTTCGGCGGTGCTTTGGCCGTCGAAGGTCTCGGCTGGGCCGTCGCTCCTGACGGCATGCGCAATGCCTATGACGAAATGCTGCGCATGCTCGATCCGCAACGCCTGTCGATGATCGGGCTCATCTGTTTCACACTGGGTATTCTAATGATTGTTGCCGGAATCCGGATGGCTGCCTGA